One window of Methanothermobacter tenebrarum genomic DNA carries:
- a CDS encoding 4Fe-4S binding protein, whose translation MKNLLRILLEGAYTNIKRIFFAADRVTDMELRKKILTGKVEPTPKVAEIPCIGCGGCANACPTGAVQMKDLEKPIEIVEGLIKKQIPVLDSEKCVYCYYCHDFCPLYALFGEPGTIHPNDVGIVEFDVKEVIEKPVKIPDEKLKFITQFLSDKSILEREKTSRE comes from the coding sequence ATGAAAAACCTGTTAAGGATACTATTAGAAGGCGCCTACACCAACATCAAGAGAATATTCTTCGCCGCTGACAGAGTCACAGACATGGAACTCAGAAAGAAAATACTCACCGGAAAAGTTGAACCAACACCCAAAGTAGCTGAAATCCCATGTATTGGCTGTGGAGGATGTGCAAATGCCTGCCCCACAGGAGCCGTCCAAATGAAAGACCTTGAAAAACCGATCGAGATAGTCGAAGGCCTCATCAAAAAGCAAATACCAGTACTAGATTCTGAAAAGTGCGTCTACTGTTACTATTGTCATGATTTCTGCCCATTATATGCACTATTCGGAGAACCTGGGACAATACACCCAAATGATGTGGGCATCGTAGAATTTGATGTTAAAGAAGTCATCGAAAAACCCGTCAAAATACCCGACGAGAAACTGAAGTTCATAACCCAATTCTTATCAGATAAAAGCATCCTAGAACGTGAAAAAACTTCAAGAGAGTGA
- a CDS encoding NADH-quinone oxidoreductase subunit B family protein, with product MGIRSYARARAIHAMLVYTGGCNGCDIEIVNAVFSPKYDAEQYKIFLTWNPREADVLIVTGPVTKQNEKPLKEIYKAIPEPKLVIAAGACALMGGVYKNIHGDIPSEEIAGPVEKIIPVDAKVPGCAVRPEDVLSGVVSILPKLLEAK from the coding sequence TTGGGAATCAGATCATATGCAAGGGCCAGAGCCATCCACGCAATGCTAGTATATACAGGTGGCTGCAATGGATGCGACATAGAAATCGTGAACGCAGTATTCTCCCCAAAATATGACGCGGAACAGTACAAGATATTCCTGACATGGAATCCCAGGGAAGCAGATGTGCTCATAGTAACCGGACCAGTGACCAAACAAAACGAAAAACCACTAAAGGAGATTTATAAGGCAATACCCGAGCCAAAACTTGTCATAGCAGCGGGTGCATGCGCTCTCATGGGTGGCGTCTATAAAAACATCCACGGTGACATACCATCAGAAGAAATCGCCGGACCAGTGGAAAAAATAATACCAGTAGATGCTAAGGTTCCAGGATGCGCAGTGAGGCCAGAGGATGTATTATCTGGTGTCGTGTCCATACTACCGAAACTCCTAGAAGCCAAATAA
- a CDS encoding nickel-dependent hydrogenase large subunit, which produces MGTVHSAAIEPYRARLFVEDEIVKDAEITVGVNHRGVERIMEGLPVEKANSLTEKICGICSGVHLWNSVLVAEKGLEIEIPERASYIRIIVAELERIHSHLLYLAHGNEVLGHETFSMRLFYIRETVMELLRMIGGNRVQYGVPIIGGVRPRAELDEMKTQKIREGIDYIREKVKEFADRFTSDPMIMSRITGICPLSRKDALRLAVTGPTLRATGVEFDLRREMECYDPFEFDIITQDDGDVKSNLLVRVFEIFESVKIIRQALDNLPEGAVVDRSWEMQDTDITKSYVEAPRGTLYHSYALEDGRVRNVVIRTPSMANIGAMQHALIGHHITDAQLGIVQCDPCFTCTDRAIEIVKI; this is translated from the coding sequence ATGGGAACAGTCCATTCAGCTGCCATAGAACCATACCGTGCCAGACTCTTCGTGGAAGATGAGATAGTTAAAGACGCTGAGATAACAGTAGGCGTCAATCATAGGGGAGTGGAGCGTATAATGGAAGGACTCCCAGTAGAGAAGGCCAACAGTCTCACAGAGAAAATATGTGGGATATGTTCTGGTGTGCACTTATGGAATTCAGTCCTAGTCGCGGAAAAAGGATTAGAGATCGAAATACCCGAAAGGGCCAGTTATATACGGATAATAGTAGCCGAACTTGAAAGAATACACAGCCACCTCCTATACCTGGCCCACGGTAACGAGGTCCTAGGACATGAAACATTCTCCATGAGACTATTCTATATAAGGGAGACAGTGATGGAACTTCTAAGGATGATAGGAGGCAACAGGGTCCAATATGGTGTCCCAATCATCGGGGGGGTAAGACCAAGGGCAGAATTAGATGAGATGAAAACCCAGAAAATAAGAGAAGGCATAGATTACATAAGAGAAAAGGTGAAAGAGTTCGCAGATCGTTTCACCTCAGATCCAATGATAATGTCACGCATAACCGGCATCTGCCCGCTCAGCAGAAAGGACGCCCTCAGACTAGCGGTAACAGGGCCGACATTAAGGGCTACGGGGGTGGAATTCGACTTGCGCAGGGAAATGGAATGCTACGACCCCTTTGAATTTGATATTATCACACAGGATGATGGTGATGTGAAATCCAATCTCCTAGTCAGGGTCTTCGAAATCTTCGAATCCGTGAAGATAATAAGACAGGCCCTAGATAATCTCCCAGAGGGGGCTGTCGTGGATAGGAGCTGGGAAATGCAAGACACTGATATAACAAAAAGTTATGTTGAAGCCCCACGGGGCACATTATACCATTCCTACGCCCTCGAAGATGGTAGGGTTAGGAATGTTGTGATCAGAACACCTTCAATGGCTAATATAGGTGCCATGCAACATGCCCTTATAGGTCATCATATAACAGACGCTCAACTTGGGATAGTGCAATGCGATCCTTGCTTCACTTGTACAGATCGTGCAATAGAAATAGTCAAAATTTAA
- a CDS encoding respiratory chain complex I subunit 1 family protein produces MEHILGAIGTIIIGFIVSLWLPGLERKLIHARIQQRIGPPISSSGIMAPLKFFFKQTIKPYSPLPRLYNSLPLIGLLSVFFILLFTLPEAYHLGALASIVAIVGFLKIEEVIYVFMGSLSKSVMSLRMPFPDLAKGAKHPNVQRSFLEDISAMRAFRLIAFGSFPLYIALFIPAVISRSIFLGDIVAYQQINGPILFSVAGVIGAIVFFIGYIILLNEYPFVIIKAKADVIEGPYMEYAAKWRALIYIMRGFLMFTLAILFSVLFLGMPPTIFTWGILVNILVAVLFPMLMASFSAFAPIFTFKQFYPVTFGATILGVVALLAAFI; encoded by the coding sequence ATGGAACATATTTTAGGTGCCATTGGGACCATCATCATCGGATTCATAGTCAGCCTCTGGCTCCCCGGCCTTGAAAGGAAACTGATACATGCACGGATCCAGCAGAGAATAGGCCCACCCATCTCAAGTTCGGGTATAATGGCACCCCTAAAATTCTTCTTTAAACAGACCATAAAACCATATTCACCATTGCCAAGATTATACAATTCACTACCACTTATCGGATTATTATCCGTATTTTTTATCTTACTCTTCACACTCCCCGAAGCTTACCATCTAGGGGCTCTTGCAAGTATAGTTGCAATTGTAGGCTTCTTGAAGATAGAAGAAGTTATATATGTTTTCATGGGCTCCCTTTCAAAGTCTGTCATGTCCCTTAGGATGCCATTCCCAGACCTCGCCAAGGGTGCTAAGCACCCTAATGTGCAAAGAAGCTTCCTAGAGGATATAAGTGCCATGAGAGCATTCAGATTAATAGCATTCGGGTCATTCCCATTATATATCGCATTATTCATCCCAGCAGTCATCTCCAGGAGCATATTCCTCGGGGATATAGTGGCCTATCAACAGATAAATGGTCCGATACTCTTTTCAGTAGCTGGTGTAATAGGAGCCATAGTATTCTTTATAGGATACATTATACTCCTTAATGAGTATCCCTTTGTCATCATAAAGGCGAAGGCGGATGTCATCGAGGGCCCATACATGGAATATGCTGCCAAGTGGCGTGCACTAATCTATATAATGAGGGGTTTTCTCATGTTCACACTCGCCATACTATTCTCAGTATTGTTCCTGGGCATGCCACCAACCATATTCACATGGGGCATACTTGTTAATATCCTCGTGGCGGTTTTATTCCCCATGCTAATGGCCTCTTTCAGCGCCTTCGCCCCAATCTTCACATTTAAACAATTTTATCCTGTGACTTTCGGGGCGACGATACTTGGGGTTGTGGCGCTCCTGGCAGCATTCATATAA
- a CDS encoding energy-converting hydrogenase B subunit P, producing MKMVIRPHHIISLGGYIVEWDFPYRNLIVVNPTDEHIKIEVPVFDEDWIEEHRKLGLRITPVGYEDNYLSLWKREKSKLE from the coding sequence ATGAAGATGGTTATAAGACCTCACCATATTATAAGCCTTGGAGGATACATAGTAGAATGGGATTTCCCATACCGGAACCTTATAGTTGTGAATCCAACTGATGAGCACATAAAAATAGAGGTACCAGTCTTTGATGAGGATTGGATTGAAGAGCACAGGAAACTTGGACTTAGAATAACCCCCGTAGGGTATGAGGATAATTACCTCAGCCTCTGGAAGAGGGAGAAATCCAAATTAGAATAG
- a CDS encoding DUF5612 domain-containing protein, with amino-acid sequence MVVTAISIKTVERPGVLSEITERIARKGINISYAYLYVEEDKVGSIYLELEDVEDLEGLIDDLRSVESVLDVDVHRPLEDIYGKRIIIIGGGAQVSQVAMGAISEADRHNIRGERISVDTIPLVGEKELAEAVLAVGRLPRVGALVLAGSLMGGEISKAVEKIKKEQNIIVISLNMPGSVAKKADLVVTDPIQAGVMAVMAVADTAIFDIRKVRGKRF; translated from the coding sequence ATGGTTGTAACTGCTATCAGTATAAAAACGGTTGAAAGGCCAGGAGTTCTCAGTGAGATAACTGAGAGGATAGCCCGGAAGGGTATAAATATAAGCTATGCTTACCTTTACGTGGAAGAGGATAAAGTAGGATCCATATACTTGGAATTGGAGGATGTTGAGGATCTAGAGGGGCTTATAGATGATTTGAGGTCCGTTGAAAGCGTCTTAGATGTTGATGTTCACAGGCCCCTTGAGGATATTTATGGAAAGCGTATAATAATCATTGGGGGTGGGGCGCAGGTTTCACAGGTTGCCATGGGTGCTATAAGCGAGGCTGACAGGCACAATATAAGGGGTGAGAGGATAAGCGTCGACACAATACCACTCGTTGGAGAGAAAGAACTTGCAGAGGCCGTGTTGGCTGTTGGACGTCTACCAAGGGTTGGAGCACTTGTCCTTGCAGGTTCACTTATGGGTGGTGAAATAAGCAAGGCTGTGGAGAAAATAAAAAAAGAGCAGAATATTATTGTGATAAGTCTTAACATGCCTGGTAGTGTCGCTAAAAAAGCGGATCTTGTAGTTACTGATCCCATACAAGCAGGTGTTATGGCTGTTATGGCCGTAGCTGACACAGCCATATTTGATATAAGGAAGGTGAGGGGTAAGCGGTTTTAG
- a CDS encoding CRISPR-associated protein Cas4: MIVRVSLISEYLFCPFKLYLKEVDEENIQRSRMARGAYTSFKDLIGEILPLIRREMGFNEIRDILKGEVERLAPTSEIKKILEMEAELESIKIKRFMDATGKDGWELKEFIINPSLNNYRIHDDSLELSGNVHRIEIIRGKYYPIKIKVALPPYRGVWDSDALEVAAYALLIEKEFKSEVLLGFVDYIPVGERRPVIIDQTLREDLLTIIEEIKGVLMGENTPTKNLNPRRCEKCNYNNICPENL, translated from the coding sequence ATGATTGTGAGGGTTTCTTTGATATCAGAGTATCTATTCTGCCCCTTTAAATTATACCTGAAAGAGGTTGATGAGGAGAATATACAAAGGAGTAGAATGGCTAGGGGAGCTTATACAAGTTTTAAGGATCTTATAGGTGAAATATTACCATTGATACGCAGGGAAATGGGATTTAATGAAATAAGGGATATCCTAAAAGGAGAGGTTGAAAGGCTAGCGCCAACGAGTGAAATCAAAAAGATCCTTGAAATGGAGGCTGAGTTGGAGTCAATCAAAATTAAAAGGTTCATGGACGCGACCGGGAAAGATGGATGGGAACTTAAAGAATTCATAATAAATCCTAGCCTAAATAATTATAGGATCCATGATGATAGTCTAGAACTTTCTGGGAATGTTCACAGGATTGAAATCATCAGGGGAAAATATTATCCAATTAAGATTAAAGTGGCACTGCCACCATATAGGGGTGTTTGGGATTCAGACGCCCTCGAAGTAGCCGCATACGCACTATTAATAGAAAAAGAGTTTAAAAGCGAAGTTCTCCTAGGATTCGTGGACTACATTCCCGTGGGCGAAAGAAGACCTGTTATCATCGACCAGACCCTCAGAGAAGACCTCCTCACCATCATAGAAGAAATAAAGGGGGTGCTAATGGGGGAAAATACACCAACAAAGAATCTAAACCCTCGAAGATGCGAAAAATGCAACTACAATAACATTTGCCCAGAAAACCTATAA
- a CDS encoding DNA polymerase subunit beta: MRSRPRDFVYTVDDLFFATTSYLHPRDRIIAFLRYIPDPGGERSRDGRRYSKVDSEGAYRFLEENYPTYLYEAESIGKIMLAVPHELIEEIMTPTRRLKEIMEEGPSDELLEKVLIIADAFHEEASISFDDMGVSGSILPSLHDPENSDIDFVIYGLENHRKALEAFAQLKDHGPFKSLSEDYWLKVYKKRIKDNSLSFEEFCWYEERKNNRGLVDGTLFDILATRSWDEIEGSWSDTVYEPLGRIKIKARVYDAMAAFDNPAIYKVEDVSILEGPRVDIDEVVSFTHTYAGQAKEGEMIIAKGVLERYSGAKEGYRVVVGTTREALNEYIKVNYPIF, from the coding sequence ATGAGGTCGAGGCCGAGGGATTTTGTATATACTGTGGATGATCTTTTCTTCGCAACTACTTCATATTTGCACCCTAGGGATCGTATAATCGCATTTTTAAGGTATATACCTGATCCTGGGGGCGAAAGGTCGAGGGATGGGAGAAGATATTCTAAGGTGGACTCAGAGGGGGCTTACAGGTTCCTCGAGGAGAATTATCCAACTTATTTATATGAGGCTGAAAGTATTGGGAAGATCATGTTAGCAGTCCCCCACGAGCTTATAGAGGAGATCATGACACCAACAAGACGGTTAAAGGAAATAATGGAGGAGGGACCCTCGGATGAGCTGCTTGAGAAGGTTTTGATAATAGCTGACGCCTTCCACGAGGAAGCCTCAATATCATTTGATGATATGGGGGTTTCTGGTTCTATTCTACCATCATTGCATGATCCTGAAAATTCAGATATTGACTTCGTTATTTATGGTCTTGAAAATCATAGGAAAGCCCTTGAAGCATTCGCTCAACTTAAAGATCATGGCCCATTTAAGAGTTTAAGTGAGGATTATTGGCTGAAGGTTTATAAGAAGCGTATCAAGGATAATAGTCTGAGTTTTGAGGAGTTTTGTTGGTATGAGGAGCGTAAAAATAATAGGGGGCTTGTGGACGGCACATTATTCGACATACTCGCAACTCGTAGTTGGGATGAAATAGAAGGCTCATGGTCTGATACGGTATATGAGCCCCTAGGTAGGATAAAAATAAAAGCTAGAGTCTATGATGCCATGGCAGCATTCGACAACCCAGCCATTTATAAAGTTGAGGATGTCAGCATCCTAGAGGGTCCAAGGGTGGATATAGATGAGGTTGTGTCATTCACCCACACCTATGCCGGCCAGGCAAAGGAGGGTGAAATGATAATCGCCAAGGGCGTGCTGGAAAGGTATAGTGGTGCAAAGGAAGGTTATAGGGTGGTTGTGGGAACCACAAGAGAAGCCCTCAACGAATATATAAAGGTGAATTATCCCATCTTCTAG
- a CDS encoding DUF366 family protein, whose translation MIHEHLKDRILYDGTQIRPNWALDELNIKGPSIITWIGPMNIKDIIDYEDKKLRIKADRMAHFIIEHFDEQPANLRLCYHRQRMLVMILQEELWENGIPTRREGDDLYIGTGKLTVSVATASVSSMKIHLGINITSKGTPEDVETIGIQDYKDLGEDDIIEIVGNVAKKYIQEIRSIEEDITKTRTG comes from the coding sequence ATGATACACGAACACCTCAAGGATAGAATATTATATGATGGCACCCAGATAAGACCCAACTGGGCCCTCGATGAACTCAACATCAAAGGCCCAAGCATAATAACCTGGATCGGGCCCATGAACATAAAAGACATCATAGACTACGAGGACAAAAAACTCCGGATAAAAGCAGATAGGATGGCCCATTTCATAATAGAACATTTTGATGAACAACCAGCGAATCTAAGATTATGTTATCATCGTCAAAGGATGCTTGTAATGATACTCCAAGAAGAATTATGGGAAAATGGCATACCCACAAGGAGGGAAGGCGACGACCTCTACATAGGCACTGGTAAACTTACAGTGTCAGTAGCCACGGCATCAGTTTCAAGCATGAAAATACACCTTGGGATAAACATAACAAGCAAGGGAACCCCAGAAGATGTTGAAACAATAGGAATACAAGATTATAAGGATCTGGGAGAAGATGATATAATAGAAATCGTAGGTAATGTGGCCAAGAAGTACATCCAAGAGATCAGATCAATAGAAGAGGATATTACAAAGACAAGAACAGGGTGA
- a CDS encoding 6-carboxytetrahydropterin synthase: protein MKIIIEGIHANLRFSAAHMIPEHETCGVIHGHSYIVDVEVEGEPTGKHGFIVDFKDVKGIMRRICKRLDHRLLVPLESPLMDLQVSDDKVEFQVAGKEYKIPKEDCCLLPIESTSAEGLAEYFARKLYEELKEYNKMIRNVKVCVNEGIGQGAIFTYPGVERI, encoded by the coding sequence TTGAAGATAATCATAGAGGGGATCCATGCTAATTTGAGGTTTTCAGCAGCACATATGATACCCGAACATGAAACATGTGGCGTAATCCATGGACACTCATACATAGTTGATGTGGAAGTGGAGGGCGAACCAACCGGAAAACATGGTTTCATAGTTGACTTCAAAGACGTTAAGGGTATAATGCGGAGAATCTGTAAAAGATTGGATCACCGCCTACTAGTACCATTAGAAAGTCCGTTAATGGATCTCCAAGTAAGCGATGACAAGGTAGAATTTCAAGTTGCAGGTAAAGAATATAAAATCCCAAAAGAAGATTGCTGCCTATTACCCATAGAATCCACTTCCGCGGAAGGACTTGCAGAATACTTTGCCCGGAAACTCTATGAGGAACTGAAAGAATATAACAAGATGATAAGGAATGTCAAAGTTTGTGTGAATGAGGGGATAGGACAAGGTGCTATTTTCACCTACCCAGGAGTGGAGAGGATATGA
- a CDS encoding 7-carboxy-7-deazaguanine synthase QueE, whose product MRAPIMEVFSSIQGEGLLVGCRQIFIRFAGCNLNCKYCDTPESRNPQSGELTSIGDLKYRIKELKTPDLHSISLTGGEPLLYADFIKNLLHETHYKLLLETNGSLPGEIKKIAHLIDYASVDIKLPEHVGTWKIIEKEIKSINILIKRGVNTYLKVVVLPTTPPSYMGQIVQKLQEEISEPSKTPIVIQPSSPLDYWIGSAPRLLKISEEIGRHFKVRLIPQVHKILNLR is encoded by the coding sequence ATGAGAGCCCCTATAATGGAAGTATTTTCCAGCATACAAGGGGAGGGGCTCCTAGTCGGGTGCAGGCAAATATTCATACGATTCGCAGGGTGTAACCTCAACTGCAAATATTGTGACACACCCGAGAGCAGGAACCCCCAAAGTGGAGAATTAACCAGCATAGGAGATCTTAAATATAGGATAAAAGAGCTTAAAACCCCTGATCTCCATTCAATCAGTTTAACAGGAGGCGAACCCTTACTCTACGCCGATTTTATAAAAAATCTATTGCATGAGACCCATTATAAGCTGCTATTAGAGACTAACGGGTCCCTACCCGGTGAGATCAAAAAAATAGCTCATCTCATAGACTATGCATCCGTTGATATAAAATTACCAGAGCATGTTGGTACCTGGAAGATTATAGAAAAAGAAATCAAGTCCATAAACATATTAATAAAAAGAGGTGTAAATACATATCTCAAGGTGGTGGTCTTGCCAACCACACCCCCATCATATATGGGGCAAATAGTCCAGAAACTCCAAGAGGAAATTTCAGAACCCTCTAAGACGCCTATAGTGATCCAACCAAGCAGTCCATTAGATTATTGGATTGGGAGCGCTCCTCGGCTGTTAAAGATCTCGGAGGAAATAGGAAGACATTTTAAGGTGCGGTTAATACCCCAAGTTCACAAGATTTTAAATTTAAGATAG
- a CDS encoding CBS domain-containing protein codes for MDVETKITVHDAMTTNVVTVDPSISVAEAAYIMTKEKVGSLIVKSNAEPEGLITESDIIRKVVSKDLKASKVTIGEVMTKDLITIEPERELNEAARLMARNNIRRLPVVKDGSLVGILTSTDVMAVSPELTEILVESARFEENTTTYTEEERPLPGICEICGTFAEYLEEYDGKYVCEECKEELEGE; via the coding sequence ATGGATGTTGAAACAAAGATAACAGTCCATGATGCCATGACAACAAACGTGGTAACTGTAGATCCAAGTATCAGCGTCGCTGAAGCAGCATATATAATGACAAAGGAAAAGGTGGGGAGCCTAATTGTGAAGAGCAACGCAGAACCAGAAGGGTTAATAACAGAAAGCGATATAATCCGAAAAGTTGTCTCTAAGGATTTGAAGGCAAGCAAGGTTACCATAGGGGAGGTCATGACCAAAGACCTTATCACCATAGAACCTGAAAGGGAATTGAACGAAGCCGCCAGGTTAATGGCTAGGAACAATATAAGAAGACTACCAGTGGTAAAGGACGGCTCATTAGTGGGTATATTAACATCAACAGATGTTATGGCTGTTTCACCTGAACTCACTGAGATATTAGTTGAAAGTGCACGTTTTGAAGAGAATACAACAACATATACTGAAGAAGAAAGGCCCTTACCAGGTATCTGTGAAATTTGCGGGACTTTCGCCGAATATTTAGAAGAATATGATGGTAAGTATGTGTGTGAGGAGTGCAAGGAAGAATTAGAGGGTGAATAA
- a CDS encoding CBS domain-containing protein, producing MEDLMTPNPVTVPVDMAITRVRSILREEDFRCVPVVNGERLEGLITRGDVLHISVTKSNIEARGMMEKPDVILFPEMDVYKAAALLIRAKEIQAPVVESTDNMKLIGILSVYDILAGFIERKIPPKKEKVGEVLTEKVVVCDIKDPLSKVWNKMDESGYSGLPVMKNGKLIGIITRKDLIKYGHARIVKESGDVRIMPVEKIMQTPPIVATRDMPIDEAATIMVTRDVGRLPVVEDPIYVKSDPQRAKEGKLVGIVSREDILKAYIYS from the coding sequence GTGGAGGATTTAATGACACCCAATCCGGTGACGGTTCCAGTTGACATGGCAATTACACGTGTAAGATCCATACTCCGCGAGGAGGATTTCAGATGCGTTCCCGTTGTAAATGGAGAGCGCCTTGAAGGATTAATCACAAGGGGTGATGTACTCCATATTTCAGTCACCAAATCCAACATTGAAGCAAGGGGGATGATGGAGAAGCCAGACGTCATACTCTTCCCAGAAATGGATGTATACAAGGCAGCCGCCCTCCTAATAAGGGCCAAGGAGATACAAGCCCCTGTAGTGGAATCCACTGATAATATGAAACTAATAGGGATATTAAGCGTCTATGATATACTGGCGGGTTTTATTGAAAGGAAGATACCACCAAAAAAGGAAAAAGTTGGTGAAGTCTTAACAGAAAAGGTTGTAGTATGTGATATAAAGGATCCGCTTTCCAAGGTTTGGAATAAAATGGATGAATCAGGCTATTCAGGGTTACCTGTAATGAAAAATGGTAAACTAATCGGTATAATAACGAGAAAAGATCTTATAAAGTATGGTCATGCCCGTATCGTGAAAGAATCAGGGGATGTTAGGATCATGCCAGTTGAGAAGATAATGCAAACCCCACCTATAGTAGCTACAAGGGACATGCCCATTGATGAAGCGGCCACGATAATGGTAACGAGGGATGTGGGGAGACTCCCAGTAGTTGAAGACCCAATATATGTTAAAAGCGACCCTCAAAGGGCTAAAGAGGGAAAGCTTGTCGGTATAGTTTCAAGAGAGGATATATTGAAGGCTTATATTTATTCTTAA
- a CDS encoding CBS domain-containing protein, protein MRKKDTINIVKSLDRGPVEFESRNFEHEGDIMSIAQKEVVSIPPTISIKEAAEIMVKNKFRRLPITDPGTKKLLGIITSMDILDFLGGGDKSKILEEKYDDNFLAAINEPVRKIMTRNVKYTTLKDSITDAVEMMLKYNIGALPVVNHEKKLVGIVSERDFVFLMAGVLNDEIVADHMTENLITTTPGTPIEGASKIMVRNQFRRLPIVGEERKTPHPEKEKLVGIVTSTDILEFLGSNRVFDTIKTNSAEEALNTPVSEIMEKKVVTINSTSTLGQLYEIMAKNSIGGVPVVDYDELLGIITESDLLKAIAL, encoded by the coding sequence ATGAGGAAAAAAGACACCATAAACATAGTAAAATCATTGGACCGTGGTCCAGTGGAATTTGAAAGCAGAAACTTTGAACATGAAGGCGATATTATGAGCATCGCCCAAAAAGAAGTGGTTTCAATACCACCCACCATAAGTATCAAGGAAGCCGCTGAGATAATGGTCAAAAACAAGTTCAGGAGGCTTCCAATAACAGACCCCGGCACAAAGAAACTCTTAGGGATAATAACATCAATGGACATCCTAGACTTTCTAGGAGGAGGAGACAAATCCAAAATACTCGAAGAAAAATATGATGATAACTTCCTCGCAGCCATAAACGAACCTGTAAGGAAAATAATGACACGTAACGTTAAATATACAACCCTAAAGGATTCCATAACAGATGCAGTTGAAATGATGCTCAAATATAATATCGGAGCATTACCAGTTGTCAACCATGAAAAAAAATTAGTAGGGATAGTCTCAGAAAGAGACTTCGTATTCCTAATGGCAGGAGTCCTAAATGATGAAATAGTAGCAGATCACATGACAGAAAATCTCATAACAACAACACCAGGCACACCAATCGAAGGAGCCTCCAAGATAATGGTAAGAAACCAATTCAGAAGACTCCCAATAGTTGGGGAAGAGAGAAAAACACCCCACCCAGAAAAGGAAAAACTTGTAGGTATCGTAACATCCACGGACATACTAGAATTCCTAGGATCCAACAGAGTATTCGACACCATAAAAACAAATAGTGCAGAAGAAGCCCTCAACACACCAGTAAGTGAAATAATGGAGAAAAAAGTAGTCACAATAAACTCAACAAGCACACTAGGACAATTATACGAGATAATGGCCAAAAACAGCATCGGAGGGGTGCCAGTAGTCGACTACGATGAACTTCTAGGCATAATAACTGAAAGCGACCTACTAAAGGCCATAGCCCTCTAA